From the Paraflavitalea soli genome, the window TACAAAAATAACATTGGGGAGCAATGCTGCCCGGCCTGCATTTTTATCCAGCATCTCTACAAACTCCACAATACCACCTTCGCTATAGAAGGTTTTGGTATAGGTTTCTCCGGCTTCATCCTTCTCCCGCAGATCATTCAGTACAATACGGATTCCCCTGTTCAGGTAAGCCAGCTCACGCAAACGGCCTTCCAGGATATCCTTTTTATACACACTGACCGTAAAAATGCTCGTATCGGGCCAGAAATGGATCGTAGTACCTGTTTCCTCAGATACGCCGATCTCCCTTACAGAATATTGCGGTACACCGATGCGATACTCCTGTTCAAAGATCTTTCCTTCACGTTTTACTGTAGCCTGTAACACTGTACTCAGAGCGTTTACGCAACTTACCCCCACACCGTGCAAACCACCGGAAACCTTATAGGTATCCTTGTCGAATTTACCACCGGCATGCAGTACAGTCATTACGATTTCCAGGGCGCTCTTCTGTTCCTTGGTATTGATACCGGTAGGGATACCACGCCCATCATCAATGACGGAAATAGAGTTGTCCTCATGGATCGTAACCACGATATTTTTACAATAGCCAGCCAGCGCTTCATCGATCGAGTTGTCTACTACCTCATATACCAGGTGGTGCAGGCCTTTTTCGCCAACATCGCCGATATACATGGCAGGACGCTTACGCACCGCTTCCAACCCTTCCAAAACCTGTATGCTATCTGCTCCATAACCGTTGGTGGCGGGGGTAAGAATTTCCTTGATTTCTGTATCCATAAATGCTTGTGAAAATGCTTGTGAAAGTTAAGAATGTTGATTCCCGCAAAGGTACGAAAATTAAGGCTTTCGGCCTCTTTTACAGGGCCATTTTATGCACCTTTTTTCACCGTTTAACACCTTGTTTTTGAGCCACTCAAAACCCGTTTTAACACCCCCTTTTCAGACAAGGTTTTGGCCCCTTTATATTCTTCGTAATTTTACAGCACGATATTTGTTATGAAATAACCGCTACCCATTCAATAGCTATGGATCCAAAAAACCTCTCCCAAATTACCTTCGACTTTTCCGATGCGGCCCAGCCACAGGAAAACGCCTCTGTAGGCGTAAGGGTAAAGTCCCTGAAGCCTGTAGAGCCGCCTAAGGAAGAAGAGCCAATAACTGCCGCCGCCATTGCTCCTGCACCAGCCAAACCGGTTGTTAAGAAGTCTACCCGTGGCCGCAAATCACTCAAAGCATTGGATGCAGAAGCCGATCTCGTCAACATTCCAGCCAATGAGGTCCTTTTCCAACGCCAGTACTATGCCATTGGTGAAGTAGCTGAAATGTTTGGCGTAAACCAATCTTTGTTACGTTTCTGGGAAAATGAATTTGATATTATCCAACCGCGTAAGAACCGCAAGGGCGACCGACATTTCAGGCCTATAGACATCAAGAACCTGGAGCTGATCTATGACCTCCTCCGCAGGCGCAAGCTCACCATCGAAGGCGCCAAAGACTTCCTGAAGAAGAACAAGCAGGGACGCGATAGTTTCGAAATGATCCAGTCTTTAAAGAAAGTAAAGGAATTCCTCCTGGAGATAAAAGCCTCTTTGTAAGAGATCCAAGCTGCCTCTAAGCTTTGGCCACATTTTCGCTCGCAGCTCATGGCTCGCAGCTGTTTTACCCTTCCCGCAAGATCACCACACCCGCATCCCGCGAGGCCAGTTTGATCGTCAATTCTTTCAATAAACCAATGATCTGCAGGTTTACCTCTTGCCGCAAGGCATTGAAATCTGCCACAGGTATCGTGGCCGTGAAGAACTCTACATTGACCAGGTAAGTATCCTTAACAATATCCGAAAGAAACACCGTGTAGTTTTCTATTACCGCTTTCCGGTCCTGGAACAATTGCTGTATACGCAGGATCAACTGATCAACCGATTCCTTCGCCGTATCATTGCCCAGTTCCAGCTGCACAAAGGCCCTGCGCTGCGTACGCAACGAAAGATTATCCATAATACTATCCACCATCTGCTTATTCGGCATCGTCACGTACGTCTTCTGGTCCGTGCGGATACGTGTACTCCGTAAGCCAATCTTTTCTACCGTACCCGTAATGGATTGCACCTTCACCAGGTCGCCCACCATAAACGGTTTATCAAAGAAGATAATAAAAGAAGCGATCAGGTTTTCCAGGCTCTCCCGTGTAGCCAACGCAATCGCCGCACCACCGATACTTAATGCCGTGATAAGGTTGGTGATCGGGTAATGGAAGGCCAGCTTCAACACCATCAGCACCCCCATAATTACAACAAGCGCCTTAAAGAAGTCCCTGAAGAACACCACCAGCTGGTTATCTGTCTGATCAGGTGTCAGTTCAGCCTTATGCTGTAAGATCATAGCCACAAAATCAATGATCCGCAGCAGCAACCAGTTAAATGCCACAATCATCACAATGATGGCAATCCCATCGATAAGGCCGTGCAGCTGTATCTTATACAGGTTAAAATTAAGCAGTTGCGGAAAGTTGAGCTTATCCAGCGACACAATACATACCAGTAACAGGAGGAATGTTTCGAGCGGCGAAACCACCAGGTTTACAAATGACTTCTTATCAACCCCACTCGCCAGCTTATGGATGATCCGGTAAATAAGACCCGCAATATACCGGGAAAGGTAGCGCTTGAACAGTACAGCTAACAGTATAGAACCACTTACCAGCAAATAGTTACGGATCGTATTATCAAGAAAAACACTGTCCAACAATTTGTTCATGTTGCAAATTTAACCAAATCAGCTTTCCCATTTCACGCAGTCTTGGTTGTCATTATGATTTCTTACTTTTTTGTCATTTCGAATCACCCTTTGTTGTCATTTCGAACGCAGCGTAGCGCAGTGAGAAATCTGTCCTCGAAGCAAGCGTAATCATCGATAAGAATAAATCTCCAGCTGGTGATCCCGAAGCAAGTATAAATTACCGGGCATGATCTTTATTTTCCGGGCGCTTTGCATAGCCGCCGGTATAGGGTATTGTTGCAGGTTGAGTGTGCCTGGCTCGTACCGGTACAACATGCCGGCATCCCTGCCAAATAGCGTGTTATTGATCACTGAGAAATCTGTCCAGCCCGTAAAACGGATACGGTTCTTAAACGTCCCATAGTAATCAAACAGGTACACCCCTTTGGCCGCATCATAGAGATATAACAGTTTGTTCTGATCTACGATGAACTGAGGAGAAGGCATCGAATCAAAAAGCAGGCGAAAATCGGAGCTTTGGTCAATCAGCCGCCCATCTTCCCCTATCCGTTTCAGCTTACCTTCCAGCTCATCAAACACCCAGATATTGTTGTCATAAGCCTGGCCAATCGACTTTACCTGAAATAGCTGCCGACGACGCAGATCCAATGTGGATCGTGTGTTTAGAAAACGATCCAGCGTCACCACGGTTCCAAAATCTTTGAAATACAACAACACTTTGAGCGGGTTCGATACATCTATAAAATGGATCTTGCCGTATTGCCGCACGTTATTGAAGACTGCGATCGAATCACCGGCCGGACCCATCTTTTTCAATTGGCCGCTTTGATTCAATACATACAGGTTGCCTAAATTATCGACCGTAAAGTCCGTGAACTCCCCGGCTATCTTTTGTTGCAGCATGAAAAAGGAGTCAGCCTGGGTTGTACCTCCGCGAGGCACAGCGCTGGTTGTTTGCGCAGCCCCCATAAGGTACCCACCCATCAAAAGACACAGTATCGTAATTCGTATAAACATCAACTGCCTGTTTGCCCCCTTATGATCTTAGGTTCCAGTTCAGGATACCTTGATTGAAGTGTTAACTGCTCCCCGTCAAATACCGCATAAGTAAAATAACGGATCCAGTCCCCCAGGTTCACATACCGGCTTTCTTCACTCAGCTTGTAGTCGATGGGCAAGTGCCGGTGTCCGAAAATAAGGTATTTATAATGCTTCTTTTGTAAGACCTCTTTACAATAAATGATCAGCCATTCCCCTTGTTCGCCAAAGAACTTTTCATCCGTTTGGCCAGTCATCGCCCGGCTGCGGCGGCTCATATAGTTAGCCAGCCCCATGCCCAGATAGGGCGGGAGGATGCCAAACAGCCACCGGCATACCGGATTCCTAAATACTTTCTTGATGAATTTGTAACCATGGTCTCCGGGACCAAGCCCATCACCATGCCCAATGAGGAAGGATTGGCCGTTGAATTCAAATTCCTGTGGTTCAAAATAGACCGGGATATTCAATTCCTTTTGAAAGTAATCCGTCATCCACATATCATGATTACCTACAAAAAAATGGACCGGGATACCCGCATCTGTAATTTCAGCCAGCTTTCCCAGCAATCGTACGTATCCCTTGGGCACCACGATCCGGTATTCGTACCAGAAATCAAACATGTCCCCTACGATGAAGATGACAGCTGCGTCTTTTTTGATCTCCTCCAGGAAAGCTACAATTTGTTTTTCCCGTATTAAACTGGCAGCCGCATCCGGCGCTCCAAGATGAAAATCAGAAAGAAAGTATACTTTTTTGCCAGCAGGTATGTTCATAGTGAATGATCGAATAAATAGGCCATCAATGTGGGGTTCCTTACACCAGCTTACTAAAAGAAGCCAGACTGGTTTTTCTTTTCCTGTTGGTCGCGGTATTCCAGCACACTACCGGAAGCGATCAGCGGTTTGCCCAAAACATCCTGGTTATACCAATAGATCCAGGCCAGCGTATCCTTTTCATTGATCACCACATTGACCGGTTCCCTTCTATACAAAGGCGTTCCACCTGCCTCCGGGAAGATCCCTTCATAATCATCCAGTTGGCAGATAGCATACTCAAATTCATCCTTGTTATTGAGCTGGTAGAGCTCCCCCATGATCCAGGTATCTTCATTGACCGGTACAGCCGCCGGGTATTCACCCATGTCAAACAACTTGCCTTTTACTTTGGCAGGGCCGATCAAGGTAAAATAACGGCTGATATAACCATAGGCAGGATGGTGAAACCCGCTCAGCAGCGAGCCATATACGAAGAGTTGATATATTTCTGTAGCCATATGATGTAAGATGTGAAACCGCTCACTTTTCACGTAAAGATAATGGCAATTATAGGATATAGGAGCCGGCTTATTGATCTACCAGGAATACATACACTTCCTTGGGGCCATGCACCCCTACCACCAGCGTTTTCTCGATATCTGCTGTACGGCTGGGTCCCGTGGCAAAAGTGATGAGTGAAGGGAGGTTGGCGCCATACTTTTCTTTCGCCTGTTGCAGGCCGTCTTTAATGTCATATACCAGCTGGCTGGTATAGGCAATGCAAATATGTATGGGGGTATAGACACTTACTGTGCGGCCACTTTGCTGGCCTGCACTCAATACAATGGAGCCCGTTCTGGCCACCAGCCATTCGCAGGTGGTGATGGCGGCATCACAACTGGCCACATCTCCGTGCGTAAAGTCCTCAAAGCCATTGGCCGCCAGGTCGCGTTTCAATACATTTTCCCGGCAGTATATTTTCTCCCATTTATTGTGGGCTATTACATGTTTTAGCTGCGCTGCCAGCTCCTGTTGGTTAAGACAGAACACAAACTTACCCTGCAGCCTGGTAAACTGC encodes:
- a CDS encoding MerR family transcriptional regulator, which produces MDPKNLSQITFDFSDAAQPQENASVGVRVKSLKPVEPPKEEEPITAAAIAPAPAKPVVKKSTRGRKSLKALDAEADLVNIPANEVLFQRQYYAIGEVAEMFGVNQSLLRFWENEFDIIQPRKNRKGDRHFRPIDIKNLELIYDLLRRRKLTIEGAKDFLKKNKQGRDSFEMIQSLKKVKEFLLEIKASL
- a CDS encoding mechanosensitive ion channel family protein, translated to MNKLLDSVFLDNTIRNYLLVSGSILLAVLFKRYLSRYIAGLIYRIIHKLASGVDKKSFVNLVVSPLETFLLLLVCIVSLDKLNFPQLLNFNLYKIQLHGLIDGIAIIVMIVAFNWLLLRIIDFVAMILQHKAELTPDQTDNQLVVFFRDFFKALVVIMGVLMVLKLAFHYPITNLITALSIGGAAIALATRESLENLIASFIIFFDKPFMVGDLVKVQSITGTVEKIGLRSTRIRTDQKTYVTMPNKQMVDSIMDNLSLRTQRRAFVQLELGNDTAKESVDQLILRIQQLFQDRKAVIENYTVFLSDIVKDTYLVNVEFFTATIPVADFNALRQEVNLQIIGLLKELTIKLASRDAGVVILREG
- a CDS encoding UDP-2,3-diacylglucosamine diphosphatase, yielding MNIPAGKKVYFLSDFHLGAPDAAASLIREKQIVAFLEEIKKDAAVIFIVGDMFDFWYEYRIVVPKGYVRLLGKLAEITDAGIPVHFFVGNHDMWMTDYFQKELNIPVYFEPQEFEFNGQSFLIGHGDGLGPGDHGYKFIKKVFRNPVCRWLFGILPPYLGMGLANYMSRRSRAMTGQTDEKFFGEQGEWLIIYCKEVLQKKHYKYLIFGHRHLPIDYKLSEESRYVNLGDWIRYFTYAVFDGEQLTLQSRYPELEPKIIRGQTGS
- a CDS encoding gamma-glutamylcyclotransferase family protein — protein: MATEIYQLFVYGSLLSGFHHPAYGYISRYFTLIGPAKVKGKLFDMGEYPAAVPVNEDTWIMGELYQLNNKDEFEYAICQLDDYEGIFPEAGGTPLYRREPVNVVINEKDTLAWIYWYNQDVLGKPLIASGSVLEYRDQQEKKNQSGFF
- a CDS encoding LutC/YkgG family protein, coding for MNISPARESILKKIRKALTQSTPLPFPQSEGNSSVFQPSKQELEVQFAEQFTRLQGKFVFCLNQQELAAQLKHVIAHNKWEKIYCRENVLKRDLAANGFEDFTHGDVASCDAAITTCEWLVARTGSIVLSAGQQSGRTVSVYTPIHICIAYTSQLVYDIKDGLQQAKEKYGANLPSLITFATGPSRTADIEKTLVVGVHGPKEVYVFLVDQ